AGGAACTTCATAAAAAAGTTGGAGCTGCAGTAAGAGAAGTTATTGATGaaagattagaagcaatgaaAGCTGGGGAATCAAGTGATAACGACTTACTGAGCATACTACTGGAGTCTAATCTTAAAGAGATTGAACAAAAGGGGGATAAAGTTTTGGTTTGAGCATCAATGATGTCATTGAAGAGTGCAAACTATTCTATTTTGCCAGGCAGGAGACAACCTCATCATTGCTTGTATGGACATCGGTTTTACTGAGCAGGCATCAGGAATGGCAATCCCAGGCTAGGGAAGAGGTTTTGCAAGTTTTTGGGAGAGATGAGCCAAATTTCAATGGCCTCAATCTCCTCAAAGTTGTGAGTTCCTTCCATATGTTACCATTGGCATGATCTGTTTGAAGTTACCTACCTGTTAGAACTTAGAAGAGTGCGTGTCTTCAAATGAAACTCTTGATTGCAGAAAAGAACATTAACATTCAGCTTATTCTGTTCTGTATACATTTTTCAGTCTTTTACAGTAACACAGCTCTGTTATGCTTTAGACCATCACTACATAGTAAATTTCAGTAATCTTCCTTTCTGCATAGtttatgatgacatatggtttCCCTTATAATCTTTATTGCAGGTGACAATGATCTTGAACGAAGTTTTAAGACTATACACTCCACTGCCTGTAATTGATCGAACAGTTCAGGAGGAAACTAAAGTAGGAAAATATACTTTCCCATCTGGGGTGCGGCTCATGTTGCCAGTACTCTTACTGCATTATGATGTCGAAATATGGGGTGACGATTCAGAAAAGTTCAATCCAGACAGATTTCGTGAAGGAGTATCAAATGCGACAAAAGGCCAAGCTTCATTCTTCCCCTTCGGTTGGGGACCTCGAATATGTATTGGACAAACCTTTGCTATGATTGAAGCAAAATTGGCTATGGCAATGATTCTCCAGCGCTTCTCCTTTGAACTTTCTCCATCCTATACTCATGCTCCTTACACCATAGTTACAATTCAACCTCAGCATGGTGCTCACTTGATTCTACGCAAATTATAGCATGAAGAACTTGTCAACCCATACTATATTGATTTTTATGAGTAACCATATGCAATTGCTCTATCTTTTTTTCCCAATCCATACTTCGTTGTCAATCCTTATGCCAACTGTAACAAAAAGTGATccatcatttcttcttcttcttcttcaatggATGTAAGGATCAAGAATATGATTCCAGTGGTGATCCTTCATTGATCTCTATATTTGTCTGTGTATCCGTGTTTCAATAACTGTACATGAGCGAGACATTGTGGGAGTACTCTGAACAGTGATACCTTTACCTGTTACTTGTGGTTAGGTAATTCTGCATCACCATTCTCCAGAATCTATTATCCAGTCATTGACAAATGACAATGTAAACTTCGTCGATGCGAATACTTTTCTGTATTAGTTTTTAAAAGAACTATTTTGTATGTGAAAGACCACTTGCTTCCAAGTAGCAAACCATCTAATACTTCCTGgtcttaaaaaagaaaaggtccATTTCTCATGACTCACGATTTTCCTTGATGTTGAAGGTTGTTATTAGTCCCTACATCACATTTTTACAAGATGAACCCTATTCTCCATTAAACAAAGGACGTGCAACTTGTACTGAAGAAGGTATATTGTTGACCAATTGTGCCAATGTGTCATGAGATACAGCAGGAAAAATATCAGTCAACAAAGATTTATTAATATTGAGATATAAAACCTGCTCTAGATGGTATGTTTGCAGGCTGATTTCTGTTTCTCATACTCAAAGCCTCAAACTCTGTGATCAACCATGACAGGGTTAACGTGTTGCACCAGATGGACCAATGCTGATAAATCCTTCTTCCTGCTAATGATCCCTGGCACTGGTACAACTGTCTCAGTACTTTCAAATTCCATATACGTCAAAGTCTAAGCTCTGTACCAATTCAGTCATACCCCAACCGTTGCTAGTTCCACTGTGTCTCTTATCAACACATTTGAAAAGACTATTTTTGCCTTCATTAGCCACAGTTTCTCCCTTTTATTGGGTAGAATGATGCCTACGCCTACAATGCTACTTCCAAAGGCTCCATATACTAATTTTAACCCTTTAGATATCAGTTTATACGCATAACCCTAATAAGTATTATGCTGTAAATCAAGGATAAATTACTAGTAACCCCTTATGGTTTCACTCATTACCGTATGTCCCCTAGCATTTAtctctcccttttctttcttttttggccaaatttccAACTCCCAAACTAAGCCTGAATTCATTCTAAAGGGGTTTATATATTGTGGTGCATAAACTAAACGATAAAGAAATACCAAGGCTATGATTTCTTGAAGCATAGAAAATTAGGATATTATTGTCATACATTCAACCTCCACTGAGTTTCTAAGTTCCACACATAAAATGGTCTGATGCCAAATCTGAATGAAATTGTGAATCATGTCCTCCAAGTTCTAATTAATCAGGAGGAACCCTCACCAGTAAAATACACTACAGCTTGTGCAACATCAAGGGAGCCCCGAACTGGGGTTGAAGTGCTATGCCTTGGTGAGGGGCATGAGAATAAGATGGCGAAAGTTCAAACGAGAAGCGCTGCAGAATCATAGCTAGTGCCAATTTTCCTTCCAAGATAGCAAAGTTTGCGCCAATGCAGATACGAGGTCCCCAGCCAAATGGGAAGTATACAATTTGGCCCTTTGTTGCACTTGAGACTCCATCAGCAAACCTCTCTGGCTTAAATTCCTTGACATCCTCGCCCCATATTTCAGGGTCATGATGCAATAATATCACTGGTAGTGCCAGTCGCTGTCCAGCAGGGATAGTTAGATTTCCTATTTTAGTTTCTTCTGCAACTGTTCGACCTATATTAGAAATTGGTGGGTATAGCCTTAAAACCTCATGTAAGATCATTGTAACCTGTGACAGATCAAAGAGGCTAATTAGACAATTTATAGGCAAATTAGAACTAAGCATAAGTGAATTAGAACGTTTTTTTCATTGTATGATTTATCATGAAATTTGGTACATAATTGACTTAcaatctttagctgatttagtCCATCAAAGTTTGGCATGTTAGTCCCGAAATGTTGCAAAACCTCTTCTCTTGCACGTTCTTGCCAGTCAGGATGCATGCTCAGTAAGATCATTGTCCAAACAAGCAGCACAGCAGTGGTCTCCTGCCCAGCAACATAGAACAGCTTGCACTCTTCAATGATTTCTCCTGTAGTCATGCCAGATTCCCCGCCAGTTTCTTGAGAAGTGGCAAGTAATAAACCTAACATGTCAGTATCAATGGCTTCTCCTGCTCTCAGTGCCTTTAGTCTTGCATTGATAATTTCCCTGATTGAACCTTCAACTTCTTTTGCAATTTGTTTCATTCTTCTGTTCCTTTTAGTTGGCAAGAACCTGTGAAAGCGTAATTATGTTAGCAAAgtgccaaaaagaaaagaaggaaaaaagaaaaaaaaaaactctgtcTTTGTTTGATTTGCTCTTTTGGAAAAGTTTCTTTCTCCCAACATATTATTTTAACACGgtttccaatcatttttttaatcaCTCATACACTACAAAATCCATGCATAGCAAAATGGTAGATTTTAGTTATAGCAGTTTTATCATATTGGGCAAGTGAACTTGAATTGTACCCATAAATGACTAATTTTACTTTTTATGCGTTTTTGGTTGTAAAATGACTTTACCTCGACCCAGGAATGTATATGGACCTTGTAGCCAAGACCAGATGTCCAGCTTGTTCTCTCTGTAACTCGAAtatctttcttccttcctcATATCTGCTGCCAAATGCTGTTCGTGAAATTGCATCGCTAGTCATAGTCTGAATAGTGGGCCAAACATCAACCTCAAATGACCCTTTCACTGAAATCATCTCCTCCCATTTGCTCAACATCTCACTTGCACTTTTGTAGAATGCTGGTACCATAAGCTGCATCCAATAATAACCCATTTGGATTCCTATTTTTCTagagtttttgtaaaaaaatgtattgtaacgatttgatgcATATGAGGCAAAAGGTGATCAGGAAATGCATTcaccaaaaacataaaaaatttttggagaaaaatcgCATTCCAAACAAGGCTACGTAGGCAtaggttttttttcctttacaattattttgtattttcagtaaACAAATGTGAGAAAATTAGAAGAGAAACCTTCAACTTCTCCATGTGGAAAGCTTGATTGAGGAGTTTCCTTTGCTTTACCCATTTCTCCCCCTCATAGCCCAGTATCCCTGCGACCAGCAAGCTGGCTTGTGGATGGAATTTAACCTTTTGAAAAATATCCATCTTTTGGGTAACTTTCCTTATGAGTTCAGGATCCATGATCAGTATCATTGGTCTTGGCCCAGACCACAAATAGGTATTCTTACCTACAAATCAATAATACActgactttaaaaaaaaaaaacctaaaagtCGAATTAGCGATCAGTAATAATTGTATTGCAACAACTACACACCTCCAATGTGAAATCCAAGCTAGCTAAAGTGTCAATCTTTAGAAATAAACTTAGCTATGTTAAGCAACTGAGCCCAGAAATTTATACTTTTTACTTACTTAAAATCACTTATGGGAAATCAACGAAATGAATTAGCAGTAGATTGGATAACAACTTACCATATTTATTAACAGCTTCTAGGAAATGAGGTGCAATTCTTGGTACAATGCCGTCAGAGAGACTGATAGGCTTTGAGTTGGCTTCTTGGAACAAGGATGATATCTGTTTTAAGTCTCCATAGATCAGTTTGTAAGGGTTCCCCTTAAAACCTTGTTGTTTGAGATGCTTCTGGAGCTTTTTGGGCTGAAACCATGCCCAGTTCAACACTCTCCATGCCAATACTGAGAGAACAACACAACAAGAAGAAACAAGTGCAATCATGAAGCTGTGGGCTTCTTCCATTTTGAgtttttggttttctttcttttctgggTTTATTTGTCAACCTCCTTGTCTCCAGATCTATCACGGGTGTTGGGAGAAGATTATTTTAGTCACTGTTGGTTGAATTCAATTGCCAGCTGTTGCATTTTGTCGTGGTGTTGGTCATAGCCTGTCAACGGGCTGGGTTCAAGTCAGAATTTATTATTATTCCTGATTCGGACCTGGCATACGCTTTATCCGACGTGTCTTTTATTCTATATTTCAGATCCGAATTCGATAGGTCTCGGATTCgagtcgggtctacccgaaaaaAATCTATTAAACCTtacaatttctaacaaaaatgagaaaaaattatatttgtaaactattttttaactaatacaaaaaaaaatcaaataagaaaagaaatcaaattgaccttactcaaatatattaccctaatcaaattatattgataaatatatatattttttaaattattaatccatttatatccGAATCCGGGTcgaatacgggtcggaatactatatttcATATCCGatccgtttttttttttgtttggcaaAATGAATCCGGACCGAATCCGGATAatggaattaaatccctactcGTAGCCGAAATAATTTGATGGATCCGGTCCGAATCCGGATCTAGATTCAAACCGTTGACAGTCCTAATTGTGGACAAAGTATGTCCcagaaaaagaggaagaaaattaaGTCGAAAAATCAGTAGTTGCTTCAGCACGACAAGGCTGACTGACCCAATAGTGATAATGTGACCAATCCTGCAAATCTAACCCTTTATTGGTAAATAGAAGTAACATAAAATGAAAGACAAGGATTGCAATTTTCTcgagtttttgtagaaaaatgtactgtaacgatttgatatatgtaaggtaaaaatgtgattgaaaaatatgttcacgaaaaacgtaacctttttttgttgaaaaattcctTTCTAAATAAGGTCTTATTTAGATTGTAGTTTTCTAAGAAAAAACTTTTACGCTTTTTAGaagtatatttttaatttttttatttcatgtatatcaaatcgttatcATACATTGTTTtataaaaattgcaaaaaatagcaatctaaacgGGATAATAATTCCTCCTAAGACTGGAAAAATAGCATGCGTGTGTGTGGATGTGTGCGTAAATCAAGGTCACCTATAGAATCCCAAATCCACAGGGTTCCCCTCCCAGCTCAAGTCCTACATGTGAGAGTCAGCCAAGCCAACAATACAAGTGTTGGGCTACTAAAATCATTTAATGGCTTCAAATAAGCCTTAATAATATCTGATAATCCATACTCCAATTCAGATAGAGGAAGCCGATTATTCAAAATGGCTAGTAATTAGCTTGTGAAGATATTAAGTGTGTTCAACTAAACCTTTTCAGAATTAAGAGATAAGAACACCATCTTTATCATAAAAGGATGGATTGACCTTCAGCCTGAAAACTGAAAAGGAGTCATCGGAAAGATCAGTATAAAAGGAAGAGACggatcaacaaaaaaaaacaatcacGACAAAAGCTTCGCAGCTTGAACAACTCtgttccacttttttttttcttttttttgagcAGAACTGGTGATTTTATTGATAGGAACAGAAATCTTGTAAAAGattaatgcagaaattccaactACATTATTAGCTCTCTACGCTATACAATTTTAAAGTAAGTTAAAGCAAGTAAGAGGAAGTCCAGCTCTATGGTTAGATCCCAGTTCGGCTTGGTTCACCAACTTGCTAAATCAAGCCAACTAGTTAAACGTAACTTGAATAGCATTTTATGTTCGATaacattcaaattcaataaaaaaaaacctcgTTCAAATTCGATTCGACAAATAAACAAACCAagtttaaataaaatttaaaacttgttaaaataatcaaataaatttgaACACTAGAGTATTCGATTTGATTAGAATCatttagtgtaattttataAATCTCAA
The DNA window shown above is from Coffea arabica cultivar ET-39 chromosome 5e, Coffea Arabica ET-39 HiFi, whole genome shotgun sequence and carries:
- the LOC113743660 gene encoding cytochrome P450 CYP72A219-like, encoding MEEAHSFMIALVSSCCVVLSVLAWRVLNWAWFQPKKLQKHLKQQGFKGNPYKLIYGDLKQISSLFQEANSKPISLSDGIVPRIAPHFLEAVNKYGKNTYLWSGPRPMILIMDPELIRKVTQKMDIFQKVKFHPQASLLVAGILGYEGEKWVKQRKLLNQAFHMEKLKLMVPAFYKSASEMLSKWEEMISVKGSFEVDVWPTIQTMTSDAISRTAFGSRYEEGRKIFELQREQAGHLVLATRSIYIPGSRFLPTKRNRRMKQIAKEVEGSIREIINARLKALRAGEAIDTDMLGLLLATSQETGGESGMTTGEIIEECKLFYVAGQETTAVLLVWTMILLSMHPDWQERAREEVLQHFGTNMPNFDGLNQLKIVTMILHEVLRLYPPISNIGRTVAEETKIGNLTIPAGQRLALPVILLHHDPEIWGEDVKEFKPERFADGVSSATKGQIVYFPFGWGPRICIGANFAILEGKLALAMILQRFSFELSPSYSHAPHQGIALQPQFGAPLMLHKL